A window from Gorilla gorilla gorilla isolate KB3781 chromosome 21, NHGRI_mGorGor1-v2.1_pri, whole genome shotgun sequence encodes these proteins:
- the LOC101154215 gene encoding LOW QUALITY PROTEIN: uncharacterized protein C20orf203 (The sequence of the model RefSeq protein was modified relative to this genomic sequence to represent the inferred CDS: deleted 2 bases in 1 codon; substituted 1 base at 1 genomic stop codon), translated as MFPRPVLNSQAQAILLPQPPNMLDHRQXPPRLASFPFTKTGMLSPATSVLAGLTAHLWDLGGGAGRRTSKSQRVHPQPSHQRQPPPPQHPGPYQERIWVGGEGGGEVGGPRLSKVGRRDREVGRGLRAPAGRGRAMGGMPRMGTVGDFGQALSSLAWTSTCFQDFCLPSLPGKLPAPLISKQHFLSNSSRSLFN; from the exons ATGTTTCCTAGgcctgtcttgaactcccaggctcaagcgattctcctgcctcagcctcccaacatgctggatCACAGGCAgtagccacctcgcctggccagttttccctTTACAAAAACTGGAATGCTGAGCCCG GCCACATCAGTCTTGGCTGGGCTCACTGCCCACCTCTGGGACCTTGGCGGTGGGGCGGGAAGAAGGACCTCAAAGTCTCAGCGAGTCCACCCCCAGCCCAGCCACCAGCGCCAGCCTCCTCCTCCGCAACACCCAGGCCCTTATCAGGAAAGGATTTGGgttggtggggagggg gggggggAAGTCGGAGGCCCCAGGCTCAGCAAGGTGGGTCGGAGAGatagggaagtggggagggggctgcgGGCCCCTGCTGGGCGGGGGAGGGCAATGGGAGGGATGCCCAGAATGGGCACGGTGGGGGACTTTGGCCAAGCTCTGTCCTCACTGGCCTGGACCTCAACATGTTTCCAGGACTTCTGCCTCCCATCCTTGCCAGGCAAGTTGCCTGCACCTTTAATTAGCAAGCAGCACTTTCTCTCCAATTCATCACGGTCGCTGTTTAATTAG